In Candidatus Nitronauta litoralis, one DNA window encodes the following:
- a CDS encoding M28 family peptidase, producing the protein MKNFLWLVVLILLSGVKGVAAQQAPVEKDFKAIAWKHLSNIVEFGPRPPGSPAHANLRQYIKTIGLQHADSVAELPFNYQTEEGQIIPMFNLEFKIEGTEGGRPILLGAHFDTRRFADEDSDPENQKKPIVGANDGGSGTALLLALAEYFKEHRPRRPVHLVFFDGEDYGVKFSNNYFLGSKHYAEGVSRRSEDEKPFCVLVLDMVADRDLKIYKEVYSNEGAPWLVDLLFDTAHRLKYRQFTPRPRYTIRDDHLPFLKVGIPAAVLIDFDYPHWHTQEDTLDKCSDESLYIVFNVVTEAVAMM; encoded by the coding sequence ATGAAGAATTTTCTATGGTTGGTGGTTTTGATCCTGTTGTCTGGCGTAAAGGGGGTAGCGGCCCAGCAGGCCCCGGTGGAAAAAGATTTCAAAGCAATCGCGTGGAAGCATTTAAGCAATATTGTGGAGTTTGGACCAAGACCTCCAGGTAGTCCAGCACATGCAAACCTGCGTCAATACATCAAAACTATCGGGTTACAGCATGCCGATTCTGTCGCTGAATTGCCGTTTAATTACCAGACTGAAGAGGGGCAGATTATTCCCATGTTCAATCTGGAGTTCAAGATTGAGGGAACGGAAGGAGGTCGTCCCATTTTACTCGGAGCTCATTTCGATACACGTCGGTTCGCAGATGAAGACTCAGATCCTGAAAACCAGAAGAAACCGATCGTCGGTGCCAACGATGGAGGTTCGGGTACGGCACTGTTATTGGCGCTCGCCGAATACTTCAAAGAACATAGACCTCGCCGCCCGGTACATCTCGTATTTTTTGACGGGGAAGATTACGGCGTAAAGTTTTCCAACAATTATTTTTTGGGATCAAAACATTATGCGGAGGGTGTCAGCCGAAGAAGTGAAGATGAAAAACCATTTTGTGTGCTTGTGCTGGATATGGTTGCGGATCGGGATCTGAAAATATACAAGGAAGTATATTCGAATGAAGGGGCACCCTGGCTTGTGGATCTGTTGTTTGATACAGCCCATCGGTTGAAGTACCGGCAGTTCACCCCGCGTCCACGCTATACCATCCGTGATGATCACTTACCGTTTTTGAAGGTTGGCATCCCCGCAGCGGTTCTCATCGATTTTGATTACCCTCACTGGCATACACAGGAGGATACGCTGGATAAATGTTCAGATGAGAGTCTTTATATCGTTTTTAATGTGGTAACAGAAGCAGTCGCAATGATGTGA
- the rpmB gene encoding 50S ribosomal protein L28: protein MAKRCEVCNKGPMFGNNVSHANNHTRRRWNPNLKKMQAVYRGKVQTIKVCTRCIKAGKVTKVPVKAPVN from the coding sequence GTGGCTAAGCGCTGTGAAGTATGCAATAAGGGTCCCATGTTTGGCAATAATGTCAGCCATGCGAACAATCATACCCGACGTCGTTGGAACCCGAATCTCAAAAAAATGCAGGCGGTTTATCGTGGAAAGGTTCAGACGATCAAGGTCTGCACCCGGTGTATCAAAGCAGGAAAGGTCACCAAAGTACCGGTTAAAGCTCCGGTCAATTGA
- the recG gene encoding ATP-dependent DNA helicase RecG, whose protein sequence is MADSQKTSLTDSVQFIKGVGPKRAELLKRMGLETAEDCLHLLPSRYEDRSQVRMIAELRAGETATVTGTILDSGILRLGRRKRLFEVVIEDDSGLLRAKWFKFRDAYMAERFAPGLKVVLSGKMTENKYLGTGLEIVHPDIEILQDDEIVKPDSGQIIPIYPSTEGLNQKNLRQIMQNVVDHYIPLIQEFIPEEVLTRNKLPDRRSAFQETHRPPSNQSMRKLEQFRTPGQLRLIFEEFFFLQLSLALKHLNHETKEKGVAFKTRGPLIQRFVKHLPFELTGAQRKVLGNIMDDLEQEHPMNRLLHGDVGSGKTIVALITLLTAIDNGYQGALMAPTELLAEQHFQGLKPFCEKLGVSIDLATSALTNKERNNVLGDLASGKTQLIVGTHSLIQKDVQFRELGLVVIDEQHRFGVLQREALGKKGFQPHVLVMTATPIPRSLAMTLYGDMDVCQLDEMPPGRQPIKTYKFYENRREEAYQKIDAEIKNDRQAYIVCPLIDESEKVDLHTATEVFEDLKRKFPAWKSGLLHGRIKNEERQQMMQEFKKGNLQVLVATTVIEVGIDVPNATTILIEHAERFGLAQLHQLRGRVGRGKYSSQCLLVAHHPITPEAKRRLDAMVKSQNGFLIAEEDLEIRGPGDFMGTRQSGLPLLRVANLVRDAELITPARKEAFALIEQDPDLSQAKHKLLKQALLHYVGDRAGLASIL, encoded by the coding sequence ATGGCAGATTCCCAAAAAACTTCTCTTACAGACTCAGTACAATTCATTAAAGGTGTTGGACCCAAGCGCGCTGAACTTCTAAAACGTATGGGACTGGAAACTGCCGAAGACTGTCTCCATCTTTTGCCCAGCCGGTATGAAGACCGCTCACAGGTTCGAATGATTGCTGAATTACGCGCTGGTGAAACGGCCACTGTCACGGGAACAATTTTGGACTCCGGGATACTCCGCCTGGGCCGGCGAAAACGATTGTTTGAAGTGGTTATTGAAGACGATAGCGGTCTGCTACGGGCTAAATGGTTCAAGTTTCGCGATGCGTACATGGCGGAACGCTTTGCACCCGGACTAAAGGTGGTTCTTTCAGGAAAAATGACAGAAAATAAATATCTGGGTACGGGACTGGAAATTGTCCACCCGGATATTGAAATCCTGCAGGATGACGAGATTGTAAAACCCGACTCGGGTCAAATCATTCCTATCTACCCCTCAACTGAAGGCCTGAACCAGAAAAACCTTAGGCAAATCATGCAGAATGTGGTCGATCATTACATTCCACTCATACAAGAATTCATTCCGGAAGAAGTTCTGACACGGAACAAACTGCCAGACCGGCGCTCCGCTTTTCAGGAAACCCATCGCCCTCCTTCAAATCAGAGCATGCGTAAACTGGAGCAATTTCGTACCCCAGGTCAGCTACGACTTATATTCGAAGAGTTCTTCTTTCTCCAACTCAGCCTGGCACTAAAACACTTGAACCATGAAACAAAAGAAAAGGGAGTCGCTTTTAAGACAAGAGGCCCACTGATTCAACGCTTTGTCAAACATCTCCCCTTTGAACTTACCGGTGCCCAAAGAAAAGTGTTGGGAAACATCATGGACGATCTTGAACAGGAGCACCCAATGAACCGACTCCTCCATGGAGATGTCGGAAGTGGAAAAACCATTGTCGCTCTTATAACCCTGCTCACCGCAATTGATAACGGCTACCAGGGAGCCCTGATGGCCCCGACGGAACTACTGGCTGAGCAACATTTCCAGGGCCTGAAACCCTTCTGTGAAAAACTGGGGGTGTCAATTGATCTTGCGACAAGTGCCTTGACCAATAAAGAACGGAACAATGTTCTTGGAGACCTGGCTTCAGGGAAAACACAACTGATCGTAGGCACCCATAGCCTGATTCAAAAAGATGTGCAATTCCGGGAACTGGGATTGGTGGTGATCGATGAACAGCACCGATTCGGTGTATTGCAAAGAGAAGCTCTCGGTAAAAAAGGTTTTCAACCGCATGTGCTGGTCATGACCGCTACCCCTATCCCGCGTTCACTTGCAATGACACTTTATGGAGATATGGATGTTTGCCAACTCGATGAAATGCCTCCAGGCAGACAGCCCATTAAAACCTATAAGTTTTATGAAAACCGGCGCGAAGAGGCTTACCAAAAAATCGACGCCGAGATTAAAAATGACAGACAAGCCTATATCGTTTGTCCCCTCATAGATGAGTCAGAAAAGGTGGATTTACACACTGCCACAGAAGTCTTCGAAGATCTAAAAAGAAAGTTCCCTGCATGGAAATCAGGGTTACTGCACGGTCGCATCAAAAATGAAGAGCGGCAGCAGATGATGCAGGAGTTCAAAAAAGGGAACCTGCAGGTTTTGGTCGCGACCACAGTTATTGAAGTTGGCATTGATGTTCCCAATGCCACAACCATTTTGATAGAGCATGCAGAAAGATTTGGACTTGCGCAATTGCATCAATTACGGGGCCGGGTCGGGCGTGGAAAATATTCTTCGCAATGCCTGCTGGTGGCACACCACCCGATCACTCCCGAAGCCAAAAGAAGACTGGATGCCATGGTCAAATCTCAAAACGGGTTTCTCATTGCGGAAGAAGATCTCGAAATCAGAGGGCCGGGAGATTTTATGGGAACACGACAATCAGGCCTTCCTCTTTTAAGAGTCGCAAACCTTGTTCGAGACGCAGAGCTCATCACTCCGGCGCGAAAAGAAGCATTTGCTTTGATTGAGCAGGATCCAGACCTATCACAAGCAAAACACAAACTTCTTAAGCAGGCACTGCTTCACTACGTAGGCGATCGTGCAGGCCTGGCTTCAATTTTATAA
- a CDS encoding DUF4399 domain-containing protein: protein MTKFFFKASVAAVSLLVLGLSSAQADGNSVTITEPADGATVSSPVKVCMETHGVSVEPAKKGVNDGKGHHHLLVNVDLPADLSKPIGKDAQHIHMGDGSTCKEIKLDAGKHKISALFAKGNHVPYNPAITTTVNVTVK, encoded by the coding sequence ATGACGAAATTCTTTTTTAAAGCAAGCGTTGCTGCCGTTTCCCTGCTGGTACTGGGACTCTCCTCTGCACAAGCAGATGGAAACTCCGTTACCATTACTGAGCCTGCAGACGGCGCTACCGTTTCCAGCCCTGTAAAAGTTTGCATGGAAACTCATGGAGTATCTGTTGAGCCTGCGAAAAAGGGCGTTAACGACGGCAAAGGCCATCACCATTTGCTGGTTAATGTCGACCTGCCTGCAGACCTGAGCAAGCCAATCGGGAAAGACGCTCAGCACATCCATATGGGCGATGGTTCGACCTGTAAGGAAATCAAACTGGATGCTGGCAAGCACAAAATCAGTGCCTTGTTCGCAAAAGGGAACCATGTACCTTACAACCCTGCCATCACCACGACGGTAAACGTTACAGTAAAATAA
- a CDS encoding Mrp/NBP35 family ATP-binding protein → MCEYNNDTDCKADHNEHNRWIVNHRMNDVKFKLIVGSNKGGVGKSTVTTNLAVALADRGFKVGLADADLHGPNIPKLLNAESVRLKSEEDGIVPFETRNGLRVASLGFLIEDPNMHIAWRDAVKYDFIIELLGNINWGKLDYLLIDLPPGTGNEQITIIDFIGEVDGCIVVTTPQDLALLDARKMISFSRDSNVPIVGVIENMGTMACPHCNEQIDVFKRGGGEKLAEELVLPYLGSIPLDPEVALRSDDGEPVVLSRPDSAAAKAFLQLADNCHKFLNPEESLQS, encoded by the coding sequence ATGTGTGAGTACAACAACGATACAGATTGCAAGGCGGATCATAATGAACATAACCGGTGGATCGTAAACCATCGGATGAACGATGTTAAATTTAAGCTGATAGTTGGCAGTAATAAGGGCGGTGTTGGCAAAAGTACGGTCACAACAAATCTGGCTGTGGCATTGGCGGACAGGGGATTTAAAGTAGGCCTTGCCGATGCAGATTTGCATGGCCCGAATATTCCAAAATTACTGAACGCCGAGTCCGTCCGTTTAAAATCGGAAGAAGATGGAATTGTCCCATTCGAAACCAGAAACGGGTTACGCGTGGCTTCACTGGGATTCCTGATCGAAGATCCCAATATGCATATCGCCTGGCGTGATGCGGTTAAGTACGATTTTATTATTGAATTATTAGGTAATATTAATTGGGGTAAGTTGGACTACCTTTTGATTGATCTGCCTCCAGGAACCGGAAACGAACAGATCACCATCATAGATTTCATTGGTGAGGTTGACGGCTGTATAGTTGTCACGACACCCCAGGACCTGGCTCTGCTGGATGCGCGAAAAATGATTTCTTTTTCTCGCGACAGTAATGTTCCGATTGTAGGAGTTATCGAGAATATGGGGACGATGGCCTGCCCACACTGTAATGAGCAGATCGATGTTTTCAAACGCGGTGGTGGTGAAAAGCTCGCGGAAGAGTTGGTTCTTCCTTACCTTGGCAGTATTCCGCTGGACCCGGAAGTGGCATTGCGTTCCGATGATGGAGAGCCGGTAGTGCTTTCTCGACCGGATTCAGCAGCAGCGAAAGCCTTTTTACAACTCGCGGATAATTGCCACAAGTTCTTGAATCCTGAAGAATCCTTGCAATCCTAA
- a CDS encoding NUDIX hydrolase, which yields MEFRNPIPTVDVIIEWEDRRILLIERKNPPYGWALPGGFVDYGETLEKAAIRESFEETGLKVKLLQQFHSYSDPERDSRQHNITTVFLARVVEGEPTASSDAKTCRIVRVDQLPGPIAFDHERIIEDYRRFRFEGEDPFFEHF from the coding sequence ATGGAGTTTAGAAACCCGATCCCGACAGTGGATGTCATTATTGAGTGGGAGGACAGGAGAATTTTGTTGATAGAGAGGAAGAACCCTCCCTATGGTTGGGCGCTACCCGGTGGCTTTGTGGACTATGGAGAAACCTTGGAAAAAGCCGCTATAAGAGAATCTTTTGAAGAAACTGGGCTTAAGGTCAAACTACTTCAGCAGTTTCACTCCTATTCTGATCCGGAAAGGGATTCACGCCAGCACAACATCACGACCGTTTTTCTGGCCCGTGTTGTGGAGGGAGAACCAACGGCATCCAGCGATGCCAAAACTTGTCGCATTGTTCGGGTAGACCAACTGCCTGGACCGATAGCGTTTGACCATGAGAGAATAATTGAAGATTACAGACGTTTCAGGTTTGAGGGGGAGGATCCATTTTTCGAGCATTTTTAG
- the flgM gene encoding flagellar biosynthesis anti-sigma factor FlgM — protein sequence MEIPSNEFRIKNRAVQETRDSGKKPAAAKTDAPPSAPAGSEQIALSSRAVLIQKAHEAVSNSADIRAEKVNAIKEKVQNNEYHVSSDVLAEAVLQEIISESQFTDL from the coding sequence ATGGAAATCCCAAGTAACGAATTCAGAATAAAAAACAGAGCGGTTCAGGAGACCCGCGATTCCGGTAAAAAACCGGCAGCGGCCAAAACTGATGCACCGCCTTCAGCGCCCGCAGGCAGTGAGCAAATAGCTCTCTCCTCCCGGGCTGTATTGATTCAAAAAGCCCACGAGGCGGTTAGCAACTCTGCTGACATACGGGCTGAAAAGGTCAATGCGATCAAGGAAAAAGTTCAAAATAATGAGTACCATGTTTCCTCTGACGTTTTGGCTGAAGCGGTCTTGCAGGAGATTATTTCCGAGTCGCAATTCACAGATCTCTAG
- a CDS encoding tetratricopeptide repeat protein: MKRNFCLKLRRAIGQFFLISLIWSQLFTSANGFEVNKGALALLIAKDVKGEVIGTGTGFVAEPTGLLVTNYHVILDANTIEAVFQNGRRVGIQGVNNLNRRQDWAILQLEKGFYSTLEIGDSAALKNYDYTTALGFPSQRVHREQNGLIGPLVQTHGFVLGIHPQALPDFSFIYTSTPFDPGYSGGPLLDQDNKVVGLATLEGRSINLALPIEYVKPYLKPSSPKTLTALRKEDQNSPEALYYKGNFALYALGDSEKAIEYFEQSLSKDSSFIPARYDLAVAYRGLGQTDRAIAEYEKIIKANPKFPEALSNLGGQYFRKGETEKAIKYFTQALQVYPNFVQGLSNLGAALNKVQRFEEALPHLKRATDLDPEFAITQFNLGNSYFGLGQFEKAEHAFNTARTQGVDFLSLHWKLYEIYNKSDRQKEAIRELEMILEMDPMNQEAAEKLKSLKPQIH; encoded by the coding sequence ATGAAACGGAATTTCTGCTTAAAGTTACGCCGGGCAATCGGGCAATTTTTCTTGATCTCCCTGATATGGAGCCAGCTATTCACATCGGCCAATGGCTTTGAAGTAAATAAGGGGGCTTTGGCTTTACTTATCGCTAAAGATGTTAAGGGCGAGGTTATTGGTACCGGAACGGGATTTGTTGCCGAACCCACTGGATTACTGGTCACCAATTATCATGTCATTCTGGACGCAAATACAATTGAAGCTGTTTTCCAAAATGGAAGGCGGGTCGGTATTCAGGGAGTCAACAACCTCAACCGTCGGCAGGATTGGGCTATCTTGCAACTGGAAAAAGGCTTCTACTCCACACTTGAAATCGGTGACAGTGCCGCTCTAAAAAACTACGACTACACAACAGCTCTCGGGTTTCCTTCCCAACGTGTCCATAGGGAACAAAACGGCCTGATCGGCCCCCTGGTACAAACCCATGGATTTGTTCTCGGAATACACCCCCAGGCCTTACCCGACTTTTCCTTTATTTACACCAGCACCCCCTTCGACCCCGGCTATAGCGGTGGCCCTCTGCTCGATCAGGATAATAAAGTGGTGGGACTGGCAACCCTGGAAGGTCGCTCAATAAACCTCGCTCTCCCCATTGAATACGTTAAGCCATACCTAAAACCATCTTCACCAAAAACATTGACCGCCTTGCGCAAGGAAGATCAAAATTCTCCCGAAGCGCTCTATTACAAAGGAAATTTTGCACTGTATGCCCTGGGTGATTCCGAAAAAGCCATTGAGTATTTTGAGCAATCGCTATCAAAGGACTCCTCCTTTATTCCTGCACGGTACGACCTTGCGGTGGCTTATCGTGGTTTGGGGCAAACTGATCGGGCTATTGCGGAATACGAGAAAATAATTAAAGCCAACCCAAAGTTTCCTGAAGCTCTGTCCAATCTCGGAGGTCAGTATTTCAGAAAAGGAGAAACAGAAAAAGCGATCAAGTATTTCACACAAGCCTTGCAGGTATATCCTAATTTCGTGCAGGGGTTATCCAACCTTGGCGCCGCTCTTAATAAAGTCCAACGTTTTGAAGAAGCCCTTCCCCACCTGAAAAGAGCCACCGATCTAGACCCCGAGTTTGCTATCACACAATTCAATCTGGGGAACAGCTATTTCGGGTTGGGACAATTCGAAAAAGCAGAGCATGCCTTCAACACAGCGAGAACCCAGGGAGTGGACTTTCTATCACTCCACTGGAAATTATACGAAATATATAATAAATCAGACCGGCAAAAAGAAGCGATTCGCGAGCTCGAAATGATTCTCGAGATGGACCCCATGAATCAGGAAGCTGCAGAAAAACTGAAATCTCTAAAGCCTCAAATCCATTAA
- a CDS encoding bifunctional (p)ppGpp synthetase/guanosine-3',5'-bis(diphosphate) 3'-pyrophosphohydrolase yields MSKITQITDAVLSYHPTADVSVIFNAYMFSAKAHRGQSRTSGEAYLSHPVEVAYNLTRLRMDEKTIAAGLLHDTLEDTLTTPEEIKSQFGDEVYHLVEGVTKIGQMPFASKEEKQAENYRKMVLAMAHDIRVVLIKLSDRAHNLRTLESLSDEKKKRIARETLDIYAPMANRLGIGWLKQELEDGSFKYLHPEAYKQIVKKVKQAEEERRDYADECCRLLSEDLKAAGIDATVKGRSKHLFSIYQKMVLQDLPFDELYDLVGLRVIIESEQQCYAVLGVVHALWRPIPGKFKDYIAMPKPNRYQSLHTTVSGPGGQRVEVQIRTAEMHRVAEQGIAAHWQYKEDGKSSVKYLDDHLDWVRTMMEEQKEIKNAKDFLASFKVDLYFQEVFVFTPQGEVVAVPRGATPIDFAYHVHTDIGHHCMAAKVNGKLVSVRYKLKNGDQVEIVTDPQKFPSRDWLSIVKTSKARNKISNFLNQRERERSRILGMELLENLIKKSGLVPEEILKGKMLEEAIHSCGFNNFDNLLMSVGYGKTSARRVLEKLVPRDQLKLVAKEEKKEQTSPSIGASPIKVKDFDDELMIRVGKCCNPLPGDPILGYITRGRGISVHHKECPGVGSLANETERLLEVEWDLANKTLFPTRVSIVSVEKPGQLAKISQVLSECEVNITRANVRIGGYKRAYFDLTVEIRDLNHLMGMFDRLKQVDGVLHIDRVQEFGKKKPGNNENWKDRGGETESTEESSAAVN; encoded by the coding sequence ATGTCTAAAATTACGCAAATAACCGATGCCGTATTAAGTTATCATCCGACAGCCGATGTTAGCGTAATTTTCAATGCTTATATGTTTTCGGCCAAGGCCCACCGTGGCCAAAGCAGGACATCGGGCGAAGCGTATTTATCGCACCCTGTTGAGGTAGCATACAATCTGACCCGTCTTCGTATGGATGAGAAGACGATAGCGGCCGGCCTCCTTCACGACACTCTGGAAGACACGCTCACTACACCGGAAGAGATCAAGAGTCAATTTGGCGACGAAGTGTATCACCTGGTAGAAGGGGTGACCAAGATCGGGCAGATGCCATTTGCCAGTAAGGAAGAAAAACAGGCAGAGAATTATCGCAAAATGGTTCTCGCCATGGCGCATGATATCCGGGTGGTGCTCATCAAACTTTCAGACCGCGCCCACAACCTGAGAACTCTGGAATCTCTTTCAGATGAAAAGAAAAAACGCATCGCCCGGGAGACTCTTGATATTTACGCTCCAATGGCCAATCGTCTGGGAATCGGATGGCTGAAACAGGAACTCGAAGACGGGTCCTTCAAATATTTGCATCCCGAGGCTTATAAACAGATCGTAAAAAAAGTGAAGCAGGCGGAAGAGGAGCGCCGTGATTATGCTGACGAGTGTTGTCGGTTATTGAGTGAGGACCTCAAAGCTGCAGGAATTGATGCCACCGTCAAAGGGAGATCCAAACATCTTTTCAGCATTTACCAGAAAATGGTATTACAAGACCTGCCATTCGACGAGTTATATGACCTGGTGGGACTCCGGGTCATTATTGAGTCAGAGCAACAGTGCTATGCCGTCCTCGGGGTGGTACACGCATTGTGGCGTCCAATTCCTGGAAAGTTCAAAGATTATATTGCCATGCCTAAACCCAACCGGTACCAATCGCTGCATACAACAGTAAGTGGGCCTGGCGGGCAGCGAGTTGAGGTGCAGATACGGACAGCGGAGATGCACAGAGTAGCGGAACAGGGAATCGCAGCGCACTGGCAATACAAGGAGGATGGAAAATCTTCTGTAAAATATCTGGACGACCATCTCGACTGGGTACGGACGATGATGGAGGAACAAAAAGAAATCAAAAATGCAAAAGATTTTCTCGCTTCTTTCAAAGTGGATTTGTATTTTCAGGAAGTGTTTGTATTTACACCTCAGGGAGAAGTTGTTGCGGTTCCAAGGGGCGCGACACCGATTGATTTCGCTTATCATGTTCACACAGACATCGGCCATCATTGTATGGCAGCAAAAGTAAACGGCAAGCTGGTATCGGTTCGTTACAAATTAAAAAACGGAGATCAGGTGGAGATTGTTACTGATCCTCAAAAGTTTCCCAGCCGGGATTGGTTGTCTATTGTAAAAACCTCCAAAGCCAGAAACAAGATTTCCAACTTTTTGAACCAGCGGGAGCGGGAGCGCAGCCGGATATTGGGGATGGAGTTGCTGGAAAACCTGATTAAAAAATCAGGTCTTGTTCCAGAAGAGATTCTTAAGGGTAAGATGCTGGAAGAAGCCATTCATTCCTGTGGGTTCAATAATTTTGACAACCTGCTGATGTCTGTTGGTTACGGGAAAACTTCCGCTCGCCGCGTGCTGGAGAAACTGGTCCCTAGAGACCAGTTAAAACTGGTCGCAAAGGAAGAGAAAAAAGAACAAACCTCACCGTCTATTGGGGCGAGCCCAATCAAAGTGAAAGATTTCGATGATGAGTTAATGATCCGGGTGGGGAAGTGCTGCAATCCTTTGCCTGGCGATCCGATCCTGGGCTACATCACGCGGGGCCGCGGTATTTCTGTACATCATAAAGAATGTCCCGGAGTGGGGTCCCTGGCTAATGAGACTGAACGATTGCTTGAAGTGGAATGGGATCTTGCCAATAAAACACTATTTCCAACCCGGGTTTCAATCGTCAGTGTTGAAAAACCGGGGCAGTTGGCAAAAATAAGCCAGGTGCTTTCTGAGTGCGAAGTGAATATCACTCGAGCCAATGTGAGAATTGGTGGTTACAAGCGGGCTTATTTTGATCTCACAGTAGAGATCCGTGATTTAAATCATCTTATGGGTATGTTTGACCGGTTAAAGCAGGTCGATGGAGTTTTGCATATTGACCGGGTTCAGGAGTTTGGAAAAAAGAAACCCGGGAATAATGAAAACTGGAAAGACAGGGGAGGGGAGACAGAGTCGACAGAGGAGTCAAGCGCTGCCGTCAATTGA